The following nucleotide sequence is from Brachyspira suanatina.
AGGATGAGGAAATTTAAGACTTTTGGCAAATAAAGCTAAAGGGACATCATTTCTGTCATATTTTATATAACTTCCGTATTTCCTATCGCCATATATAACATGTCCTATATTAGAAAGCTGTACTCTTATCTGATGGAATCTTCCAGTTTCTAATTCTATCTTTAATAAACTAAGATTTTTTATTACATCTTCTTTGATAACATTATATTTTAATTTGGCTATTTTGGCATTCTTTGTATTTTCAAAAACAACCTGAGCTATATTACCCAATTTATTTGTTTTTTTTATAAGATAGTTTTCAAGTTTAGCCTCTTTTTCTAAAAGTATGCCATTAACAACAGCATAATAAGTTTTTTCAAATTTTCTATCTCTTATAGCCTCGCTTAACCTTGAAGCGGCCTTTGATGTCTTAGCAAATACTATAACTCCTGATACAGGTCTGTCTAATCTATGCACAAGCCCTAAAAATACATTTCCTTTCTTATTATACTTTATTTTTATATAATCTTTAATATTCTCAAAAAAAGAAATATCTCCTGTTATATCGCCCTGTGTAGGTATATTAGGAGGCTTTACAGCTACTATTATATGATTATCTTCATAAAGAGGATTAATATAATTACTCATTTCTTTTTCTATATCCATATTATTTTACCATTGTTATTTTAATTCATAAGAAGTTATATATTTTATAATAGTGCTTAATTAGATTTATTGTGATTAAAAAAGGGGGATGTGCCTAGTCAGGGAATCGAACCCTAGACACAAGGATTTTCAGTCCTTTGCTCTACCAACTGAGCTAACTAGGCAATTGAAAATATTATAGCATACAAGCAAAAAATGTCAAGCATTTATATACAAATTATTACAAAAAATATTTTTTTTGGTTTATAAATTATATATTTTGACAAATAGCATTATTAAATATATAATACATAGCAAATTTTCGTTATTTCTGATTTATAAATGCAGTCAGAATACTATACAATCTTTATATGCAGGTAATATATGACAAAGAAAAAAGACAGAATAATAACATTTTCATTAATAGTTGTAATTATAATACTAATAAATGCAATAGCTAATCAATTTACTCCTATGATAGATTTAACTAAGGATAAAGTTTATTCTTTGAGTAAAGAAAGTAAGAATTTAGTTAAAAATTTAAAAGAGCCTATGAGTGTAAAATTTTTCGTTACACCAAATTTACCTCCCCCATTCTCAACTTATGAGAAATATATAAAAGATTTATTTGAAGGATATAAAGCAGCTGGTGGAAAAAATATCAGCTTTGAAGTGATAGATGCCTCAAAACATGGGGATTTAGCTAGCCAGTACAGAATAAATCCTACTCAAATAAGCGTATTAGAAAAGGATCAAACTCAAACTAAAGTAGCATATATGGGACTTTCTTTTATATACGGCGATTCTATAGAAACAATACCATTTGTACAATCAACTGAAGGTTTAGAATATAATATAGACACCATAATAAGAAAGATGATGGATAAAAATGACAGACTTGCAAGATTAGAAAATAATTTGAATGTTTATTATGTATCATCAAAAGAAATATACGATCTTCTTCCTATAGGAGCAATGGAGCTTATACCTGATTCTATTATGCAGGCTGTTGCTGATGCTAATAAGGATTTAATGAACAAAGTAAGATTTATAAATGTAGATATGTCTAACCCTACTGCTGAGAATGAGGAATTATTAAAAAAACTTAATGTTAAAAAAATTGAATGGGAAGATATAAAAGATCCTAATGGAAATATAGTAGCAAATAAAGGAAGTGCTTATTTTTCATTAGTTTTAGAAAATGGAGATGATATAAGACAGCTTTCAACATCATATATATTGTATGGGGCTTTCGACGAAATAAAAAATGAGATATCAAAAAACATAGATAGTATGCTTGGACTTAAAGCAACTATAGGATATGTACAAGGACATGAAGAAGCTAATTATATAACTATACCTCCTCAATTCGGAGGAAATCCTAATGATGCCTATGACAGCGTTAGTGAATATGTAACAGAAATACAAGGCAATTATAATTTTGAAGCTGTTGATATTTCATTAAATGATATACCTTCAAGTATAGATGCTCTAATAATAGCAGGAAGTAAAACAGCATTCAGCGACTATGAATTATATAAATTGGATCAGTTTATTATGAGCGGAAAGCCTGTATTATTTATGCTTAATGGTGTAGAGATAAATCAAAATGATCCTAATGCTCAGATGTACGGCCCTAAACTTACACCTGTTACAAACAGACTTAATGAAATACTTACTAATTACGGATTCACTGTAGCAGAAAATATGATATTTGATGATAATGCATATAAGGCTCAATTACAGCAGGGTATGCCTGAACAGAAAATGTATTATATACCTTTAATAGCTTCTGAAAATATAAATGCTAAAAATGATATAACTAAGAGTATTAATTTACTTCTCACACCTATATCATCAGAAATCATAACAAATACAAATAATACTGATATAAAAGTAACTCCTTTAATTTATACTAGTGATAAAAGCTGGGTTGAAACAGAGAACTTTACTTCTTCTATGACAGGAATGCCTCAGGATTCAAGCAGATTATCAAAAAGACTTTTAGCTGCTTCATTTGAAGGAAAAATGAATAGTGCATTTGAAGGAAAGGAAATACCTTTATCAACAAATGCCCAAAACAATATTAACAGCGGTATAAACAGAATTAATTCTACTACAAGCGGAAGAGTTATAGTTGTTGGTTCTTATGAAATGGCAAAAAACAGTGCTTATACTGCAAATAAAATTTTCTTAATGAATTTAGTTGATTATATGGCAGGAGACAGCGGACTTATGAGCATAAGAAGAAAAGGAGCTGTATTTAATCCTCCTTATCAAGTACCTGAAACAGTTAAGCTTTTTGTAAGAGTAATAAATATAGTTATGCTTCCTGTTGCTGTTATAGTATTCGGACTTATGTTATGGAGTTCCGACAAGAAAAGAAGACAGAAAATTTTTGAGAAGTTTAACAGCAAGGCAGAATAATTTTAAAGCTAATAATGTACAGAATAATAAAAAATATATAAATTTAAAAATATGGCTAAGAAAAATAATACTATATTCGTATGTGATAATTGCGGAGAAAGCACAATTAATTGGATGGGCAAATGTCCTTCATGCGGCTCTTGGAATAGTTTAAAACCTTTTACAGAACCTTCTCAGGATACTAATAAATCCATAAGAGAAAGAACTTCAACATCAGCCAGTGATAAAGCTTCATTAACTCCGCTAAAAAAAATAAAAACTAATGATAGAACTAGAATATCTACTAATATAGATGAACTTAACAGAGTATTAGGCGGAGGAATAGTACAGGGAAGCGTTATATTAATAGGAGGAGAACCTGGAATAGGTAAATCTACCCTACTCCTACAAACTGCATCTAATATTGCTAAAAATGAAAAAGTTTATTATTTCACAGGAGAAGAATCTCTTGAACAAATAAAATTAAGAGCTGACAGACTCACATTAGAAGATTCTGACTTTTTAATATCTTCAGAATCCAACTGCGATAATATAATAAACACTTTATTAGATGATACCCCTTCTCTTGCTATAATAGACTCCATACAAACTATATACAGTCCGTCTACAAACAGTATAGCAGGATCACCGGCGCAAATAAAGAACTGTGCTTGGGCTTTGATGCAAACTGCCAAATTAAAGAACATAACAATATTTTTAGTAGGACATATAACTAAAGAAGGTACTATAGCAGGCCCAAAAATATTAGAGCATATTGTTGACTGCGTATTATATTTTGAGGGCGATGATAAAGGGATATACAGGATATTAAGAGCCGTAAAGAATCGTTATGGGGCTGTTGATGAAGTTGGAATATTTGAGATGGCAGAAAGAGGATTAATGGAAGTTAAAGATCCTTCTAGAGTATTTACAAGAGGAGTTAATGAATCAGTATTTGCAGGAAATGTTATAACTCCTGTAATAGAAGGAAGCAGAGTATTTTGCGTAGAACAAGAGGCATTAGTTGGAAGCAGTGCATTCGGATATCCTAGAAGGCTTACTATAGGTTATGATCAATACAGACTTCTCATTATAATAGCGATATTAGAAAAAAGGGCGCATCTCAATCTTTCAAATCAAGATGTATACATAAACGTAGCTAATGGGCTTAATGTAAAAGAGACAGCAAGCGATTTAGCAATAGCAATGGCAATAGCTTCAAGTATGTCAGGAATATCTATTCAAAGGACTACTGCTTATATTGGAGAATTGGGGCTTTCAGGAGAAGTAAGGCCTGTAAGATTTATAGAACGAAGAATAAAAGAGATGCAAAAATTTTCTCTTAAAGAAATATACATATCTAAAAGAGCTGTAAAAGAAATTAAAAATCCAGGCGACATAAAAATCATAGGTATAGATCATATTTCAGAAGCCGTAAAAAGGCTTGGTATTGGAAATTAATATAATTAAAAAACACTTGGGCGGGTGTGCTTTTTCTTATAAAAACAATAAATATAAATAAAATTATAATATTAAAAATTAGCCTTAAAGAATAAAGGGCGGGGTATGTAAATAGATTTTTTATATAAAAATTATTATACACTTAGTCCTAATTTATTTATATCAATATCTTTAAAACTATTGTCTATTAACATTTTTATAGATTTAACACCAAGTTTCTTTAATTCATCAACTGTTTCAAAATAACAATTATCTATATTATTACATTGATGTGCATCTGAATTTATTGTAAAAGATACATTTTTTTCTAACAATTTTTTTATAGTATTTTTATTAGGATAATGAGCATCCAAATTATTTTTATTCATAAGTTTAGTATTTATTTCAACTATGGAGCCATTTTTTTCAATAATATCTATAACCTCATCTACCTTTTTTGTATACCAATCTTCCTCTTCAGTAAAATATTCTTTATTCAAATTATATTTTCTAACCAAATCCAAATGACCTATAATACCAGGCTTTTGAGTTTCTATCATTTTTATAACATTATCATAATATCTAAAAATAACTTCTTTAATATCACCAAAATGCTTTATAGTTTCATTAAAAGTATCTCTTGACATATCTATAGGAAAGTAAGAGTTATTACCGTCATCAATATAATGAACTGAGCCTATTCTATAATCAAGCCCCATTTCTTTATCAGTATCTTTATTTAAATTTGAATAATAATCACCTTCTATACCTAAATATACCTGTATTTTATCTTTATAAATATCCTTTGCCTTTTTTATATTCTCTAAATATTTAATAGTATTTTCTTCAGACATAGAAGTATCATCTTTATAAAAATGAGAATGTCCTGAAAAACCTAAGCTTATTAATTCTTTATCTATAGCATATTGTATATTTTCTTCAACTGTATTTTTACCATCGCAATATTTAGTATGTGTATGCAAATTAGATATATATTTCATTTATATTTCCTTATAATATATAAAATAAACAATAATATAAATATATATTAAAAAATATATTTTTAAATACAAAAATTAAAATATTTGACAAAATAATAATTTAATATATAATTGTTTTCGTTAATATCTAAGCTCGGGTGGTGGAATAGGTAGACACAACAGCTTGAGGTGCTGTCGGGTAACACCGTGCTGGTTCAAGTCCAGTCTCGAGCAAATCTATTTAATAACTTTTACACTATTCATTATCTGAATTATTTTTATCAGTCTTTTCTATTTTGTTTACTATAACTTTATCTATTCTAGCTCCGTCCATATCAACAATTTCTAAATTTAAATTTTTCCATTCTAAAGACTCACCTTCACTAGGTACATGCTGAAGTAATTCTAATATCAAACCGCTTATAGTATTATAATTATTAGAAGTATTTTCATCTTCTATTTCAAAATACTCTAAGAAATCATATATAGGACACTGACCATCCACAAACCAACCTCCGCTCTTTCTTTTTCTAATATCCTTACTATCTTTTCCTTCCGCTACAGAACCAACTAAAGCCTCAAATATATCGCTTTGAGTAATCATTCCGTCTATATTACCAAACTCATCTGATACAAGCCCTATTTTAGTATTATTCTTTTTCATCTCTTCAAGCACCAAATAAACTTCCATATTGTTATGAAAGTAATTAGCTTTTTTAACAAACTTTTCTATTTTAGCCTTTGAAGTATTTAATTTATCGAATATATCAGTTACTCTTACAACTCCTACAATATTATCCAAATTTTTATCAACAACAGGATAAGCAGAAAAAGAATGTTTTGATACGATTTTTTTTATCTCATCATTACTCATATTTATATCTAAAAATACCATATCATTTCTATGTGTCATTATAGATTCTATTTTTCTATCCCCCAAAAAGAAGGCCCTCTCTATAATATCCTGTTCTATCTCCTTAACTTCTCCGCCTTGTCTACCCTCTTCTATCATAGATTTTATTTCCTCTTCAGTAACAGGACTTTTATCATCTTTTATTCCCAAAACTCTTGAAACAAGCAATGCGCTATTTGATAATATCCACACAAAAGGAGCACCTATCTTCGCAAGTATTGTCATAGGAGCTGCAACAACTTTTGCTATTCTTTCCGGCATTACCATACCAATTCTTTTAGGCACAAGCTCTCCGAATATCAATGTAAGATATGTTACCAATGCCACCACCAATACCTGAGCTATTAAAGAAGCATAATTTAATGGTACATTTATTTTTAAAAGTAAATTTGAAACTTCTTTTGCAACTGTATCACCTGAGTAAATACCTGTCAATATACCTATTAAAGTTATACCTATTTGTATTGTAGATAAAAATTTGTCAGGATTATCTGCTAAAGCTAATGCAGTCTTTGCCCCTTTATTTCCTTCTTTGCTGTCTTTCATAAGTGAAGATTTTCTAGCAGAAATTACTGCAATTTCCGACATGGCAAAAATACCATTTAAAAGTATTAACACTATTATTATAATTATATCCATTTTGATTTATCCTTAAAAATAAAAAAATATTTATTAGATTTAAAAAATTGAAAAAGAAAATAATACGATTTTACAGAGGGAAGTATTAAAATATTTGTATAAAAAGAGTAAGTACTGAAAGTATTATCCTTAAAAAATTATTTTCGTGATAAGTATTATAATATAATTTATATAAAACTTCAAGTATTTGTAAATAAAATTTTACTATACAGTATTATAATATAATCATTTTTTTATTCTTTATTTTGTATATAAAAATTCATATAATTATAATATTGGCGTGCCTGCGGCAGGTGTAGGCAGGTGTGGCGGTGGGAAAAATTGATAAAATAACTTTTAAATTTTATTTATACAGTGCCAAAATGTTTGTAATATTCAAAATTTATATAATAAGAGTTAATTAAAATAATTATTAAATAAAACATTGACAAAATAAAGTCATTTTA
It contains:
- a CDS encoding histidinol-phosphatase, coding for MKYISNLHTHTKYCDGKNTVEENIQYAIDKELISLGFSGHSHFYKDDTSMSEENTIKYLENIKKAKDIYKDKIQVYLGIEGDYYSNLNKDTDKEMGLDYRIGSVHYIDDGNNSYFPIDMSRDTFNETIKHFGDIKEVIFRYYDNVIKMIETQKPGIIGHLDLVRKYNLNKEYFTEEEDWYTKKVDEVIDIIEKNGSIVEINTKLMNKNNLDAHYPNKNTIKKLLEKNVSFTINSDAHQCNNIDNCYFETVDELKKLGVKSIKMLIDNSFKDIDINKLGLSV
- a CDS encoding RluA family pseudouridine synthase — encoded protein: MDIEKEMSNYINPLYEDNHIIVAVKPPNIPTQGDITGDISFFENIKDYIKIKYNKKGNVFLGLVHRLDRPVSGVIVFAKTSKAASRLSEAIRDRKFEKTYYAVVNGILLEKEAKLENYLIKKTNKLGNIAQVVFENTKNAKIAKLKYNVIKEDVIKNLSLLKIELETGRFHQIRVQLSNIGHVIYGDRKYGSYIKYDRNDVPLALFAKSLKFPHPTKDEEIYVEADLPSYNPWNIFNN
- a CDS encoding GldG family protein, which produces MTKKKDRIITFSLIVVIIILINAIANQFTPMIDLTKDKVYSLSKESKNLVKNLKEPMSVKFFVTPNLPPPFSTYEKYIKDLFEGYKAAGGKNISFEVIDASKHGDLASQYRINPTQISVLEKDQTQTKVAYMGLSFIYGDSIETIPFVQSTEGLEYNIDTIIRKMMDKNDRLARLENNLNVYYVSSKEIYDLLPIGAMELIPDSIMQAVADANKDLMNKVRFINVDMSNPTAENEELLKKLNVKKIEWEDIKDPNGNIVANKGSAYFSLVLENGDDIRQLSTSYILYGAFDEIKNEISKNIDSMLGLKATIGYVQGHEEANYITIPPQFGGNPNDAYDSVSEYVTEIQGNYNFEAVDISLNDIPSSIDALIIAGSKTAFSDYELYKLDQFIMSGKPVLFMLNGVEINQNDPNAQMYGPKLTPVTNRLNEILTNYGFTVAENMIFDDNAYKAQLQQGMPEQKMYYIPLIASENINAKNDITKSINLLLTPISSEIITNTNNTDIKVTPLIYTSDKSWVETENFTSSMTGMPQDSSRLSKRLLAASFEGKMNSAFEGKEIPLSTNAQNNINSGINRINSTTSGRVIVVGSYEMAKNSAYTANKIFLMNLVDYMAGDSGLMSIRRKGAVFNPPYQVPETVKLFVRVINIVMLPVAVIVFGLMLWSSDKKRRQKIFEKFNSKAE
- the radA gene encoding DNA repair protein RadA — translated: MAKKNNTIFVCDNCGESTINWMGKCPSCGSWNSLKPFTEPSQDTNKSIRERTSTSASDKASLTPLKKIKTNDRTRISTNIDELNRVLGGGIVQGSVILIGGEPGIGKSTLLLQTASNIAKNEKVYYFTGEESLEQIKLRADRLTLEDSDFLISSESNCDNIINTLLDDTPSLAIIDSIQTIYSPSTNSIAGSPAQIKNCAWALMQTAKLKNITIFLVGHITKEGTIAGPKILEHIVDCVLYFEGDDKGIYRILRAVKNRYGAVDEVGIFEMAERGLMEVKDPSRVFTRGVNESVFAGNVITPVIEGSRVFCVEQEALVGSSAFGYPRRLTIGYDQYRLLIIIAILEKRAHLNLSNQDVYINVANGLNVKETASDLAIAMAIASSMSGISIQRTTAYIGELGLSGEVRPVRFIERRIKEMQKFSLKEIYISKRAVKEIKNPGDIKIIGIDHISEAVKRLGIGN
- a CDS encoding hemolysin family protein — its product is MDIIIIIVLILLNGIFAMSEIAVISARKSSLMKDSKEGNKGAKTALALADNPDKFLSTIQIGITLIGILTGIYSGDTVAKEVSNLLLKINVPLNYASLIAQVLVVALVTYLTLIFGELVPKRIGMVMPERIAKVVAAPMTILAKIGAPFVWILSNSALLVSRVLGIKDDKSPVTEEEIKSMIEEGRQGGEVKEIEQDIIERAFFLGDRKIESIMTHRNDMVFLDINMSNDEIKKIVSKHSFSAYPVVDKNLDNIVGVVRVTDIFDKLNTSKAKIEKFVKKANYFHNNMEVYLVLEEMKKNNTKIGLVSDEFGNIDGMITQSDIFEALVGSVAEGKDSKDIRKRKSGGWFVDGQCPIYDFLEYFEIEDENTSNNYNTISGLILELLQHVPSEGESLEWKNLNLEIVDMDGARIDKVIVNKIEKTDKNNSDNE